ACGAAGGCTTGGGTTACCTGATCGGCCTGCACCACTAATTTGCGCCATTTGGTCATGCCGTAGGTGTCTTCGGCCCAGCTATAATAAGCGGTGTATACCGCTCCGGTATGTTTATTGGGATCATAAATCTTGTCCCTGAAATATGCATAGGTCGTCTCATTCTCTTTGTTCTCTGCTGTGATCGGCGTACCATCCGGCAGAGTCATCGGCGGACCATGGAGCCGCTTATACTCTGCCACCTGCCGTTCCAGCTCGCGAATCTGTTCTGCTCGAACCACCGCTGCCTCTATGTCCTTATAATTACTCTTCGCCCACTCGCGGTATTTCTCATTCACCAGCCCCAGTGTGATGGCGAACCGCAGTTCATCACTGGCGGGCACCGCCGATCCGTCTGTCAGCAGCGGATTATAGGTGCAGGCTGATAAGGGGGAGCCCTTGTATTTGCGTCCGCATGTCGGTCTTCACATAAAATCCAGGGTCCACGCCCAGCTTCTGCAGCAGCTCCCGCTGGCGCTCTGCATGTTCATTCGCGGACTTCATATAGACTACGTTTCCATACTTCTCATATACAGAGTACGCCGCTTGACTGCGTCCGATTTCACGCAACGCCTCCGCAATCTTGGCCAATTGTTCCCGCGCGTGCTGCTGTTCGGCGGGACTGCCGAATTCTCTCTGCTGGAACAGCTCCGATATGACTGCATCCGCTGCAAAAGGCTGCAATTGTCTGTCCACCGAAGCATCCCTGACGTTCCGCAGAAGGTCCTGAATCATGCGGCTAAGCGTGGGCGGATGGCGAAGGAGATCCTGAACGCCACGCGCCGCCTGGTCCCGTACGCCTTGCAGCCACTGGCTGAACATACTTCGTGCCTGCTTCCAGGTGAAGGCCGGTGTAGTTTTTAACAGACTCTGCGCCTTCGCTTCAGCAGCTTGATATTGCCCGGCCGCCCAGCGCAATGCCGATTGCTTGCGCTCTAACCGGTCACTAAGCGACTGTGCCTCCCTTACCAGTTCCTGCAGCAATCGGACTGCCTCGCGGGAGGAAGACTGCACATAACTTTCCGGATAAGCAGCTTGCACCGAACTGATCAAACCGCCAATGCTTCTGTCCATACCGGTGACCTGCTCCTCCAGTATGCGGTTCAAGCGCTTCAGTCCCTGCTCCAGCTCCAGTATCCGCTTAATCTCCACCTGCTGCTGCATGCTTCACCTCCAGAGTACAAATCCGCCGTCTAGTTATTCAAGTCGTCGAACATGGAGCCCTTCACTGTGATTGTCATGCCGTCCAGTACCGTAATGCCTTGAATAGAACCTAGAGTGCGATAAGCCAGCTTACTCTTGCCAAGCTCCACATTCCCAACCGACACTTTAATCGGATACTCACCGTCCGCCATATTGGCGTGGGTTTACACGACGGCAGCGACAACAATAACCGAAAGTATGGCTACAACCAGGGCTTTCTTCATCCATCTACACCTATTTTCTGTATATAGTAAAGGTCAGCGAATTGAATGCAGTAGAAGACACATTGATTTTATATTTTGCATCTTCAAAGGTTTTGAACGGCAGATTATACTCTACTGTCTTCTTGGGAGCGACATAAGCCAGCATGGCATCCACGGTAGCCGGCTCGATCTTTTGCCGCATAATCGCTTCCGCTTCCTTCATCTGCATGTCGTAATCAGCACCCTTGATCTCGAAATCGACCAGAATGGCAAGCACGGCCTCGCCCTTGGGAGGATTCTCTTCAGAGGGTGAGACCAGCAGCATAGAGCCTGTATCCGTATAATAAGTGAATCCGTTGGATGTCTTAGGAGTGCCCTTAACGGGTGCGGAGCTGATCACAGGCGTCTTGCCATCCGTGGAAATATAAGCGGTACTGACAGTCTGATCCCAGTTCACGCCTACGCCCAGCCCTGCGCTGACGAACTTCAGCGGCACGAACGTTCTGCCATTCTTCATCAGGGCTGCGGTATCCATCGTTTTCTTGGCGCCATCCAGCGTAAATTGCCGGTTCCCGATGACCAGCACCAGCTTCTTGCCGTTCAGTTCCACCGTAACGGTCTTGGAAGCCGGGTCCCAGCCCACCTTCGCCCCGAGCGCTTCACTCACGAAGCGGACCGGCACCTGCACCCGGTTCTGCTTGTCGAGAAAAGGCTGGGCATCCGGGAAGCTGATTTTGGAGCCGTCCACCACTACACGGACTGATTGGGCGGCATGTGCCGATACAGGCATTAGCGAGATTAGCAGTAAAAGGGCGGTAAACCAGATGGTTATTTTTTTCATCTTCATATCCTCCTCAAATGGGCTTGTGACAAGCCTTATCTATCCTCCTTCTACTGGCGTTGCAGAATTACCGGCTCTCCGTCTAACTCTATCGTAATGACAGGATCGTTGATCAGGGTGCCCATGAAGCCGAAGGCGTGCCAGGCTCCGCTTGCCAGTACAAGGTCTGAACTCTGCTTACGGCTGTATTGAGTCAAGAGCGGTTCCAGGTCTTTGCCTGTAAAGGGCACTACCTGCTCTGCTCCGTTACTGCTGTCCGAGACTGTAATCGAGCTAAGCTTAATCTCCTGACGCGAGCCTGTCAGATCCTCTGCATACAGATCAAGTCCAACCTCAAGCGAACGTTCATCCGATGCATCTGTAATCGCGGACAGGAAGGCATATTCATCCTCCTTGCCGCGCAGCTGGTTCATCACAGCTTTAAATTTCTCATTCCCCGGCGTAGTTGGCGACACAATCGCCATCAGATGCACGCCCTGCGTCGTATAGCCGGTATAGATCACAGAATCGTCCAACAATGGCTGAACCTGTTCTTGCTGACCCAGCATCTCCTCCACTTCCGCATCGCTGAGCACGATGGACAGGATGCCCTGCAGCCCGCGAATCCGGTCGGAGGCCAGTACCGCGGCCATCAAATCATCAGAGTTTTGCTCAACCTTCTGCATATTCCCCTGTAATTCTTCATACAGCTTCTCTTTCAGTGCAGTGCCTTCATGATCTCCGGCAGGCTTCACCTGATCATAGCTCTCCGTAACGGGACTATTCGTTTGCCATTTATACGAGGAGACACCCCAGCCGCCAACCTTCTCTTCCTGCAGCCATACCATGAAGTAATGATCCTTCATTACATACTCCAGGACCCGGCTTCCATCGTCAGCCCCTTCATAGGTGTGGAACTCCTCCCCATACAGCCGGAGCACTTCTGCTTCCGCATCCCCTGCCTTAAGGCCTGCTGTTGTGAGGGATTCATCCGTCACATCAATCCTGTAGAGCCGCTCATTCTCATCGAATGTGAAATCCGCACTGTCCGTCATAATGGTACGGTGCCCCTGATTCCAATCGGCGGGATCACCTGCATTCTCAATTTCATTGCTGTCGTCGATGCCTTCAGCCTCTAATTGTCTACGTACCTCTTCCAGGGTCATTCCCAGTTGAAACATACCATCTTCTCCATTCTTCTGCTCATCAGCAATGACCTTCTTGGCCGGAACTGCTGAAGGACTGGGAACAGGGGTTTCCATAGCCGGCTTCTGCGTGGCAGCCTGACCCGTATCATTGGGTGGAGCCTTATCTGTCCGTGCGCAGCCTGTAATCATAAGTGCGGTGCTAAGGCTGATGATCCAGAACATTTTTTTCATGTTGCCGTTGCTCCTCTCCAAGTGTTGCTGCTGCGGATGATCTTCTTCAGCGGGTACTGTACCCCTTGCCGGATTCCGCGCTGCCGTCCGTTTGCCCTTCCGTGACCCCGCCATTTTTGCCATATCCCACGATATAGGTATCTGTAAGCTTATAGGAACGCCGGGCCACCCTGTCTTTCGTATTGCCTTCTATAGTAAATACTGTTTTGGACTTGCTGTCATAGCCTGTGACGATGCCTGTATGGTTCTGCCCGCTGCGGGTAAAAAAGATCACATCTCCGGCCTTCGGCGTATATCCCGAGGAGCGTTTGCTGTATCGGCCTTGCTTGATGTACCATTGTCTCCCGGCTTCAACACTTGCATATTTGGGTACTACACTGCCCAGGATTCCGGCTTCATTAGCGACATAGGAGACGAACATCGCACACCAGGGCTGATAGTTCAGCCCATACCATTTGCCGTAAGGCGTATTGTTGTCACCGCTTTTTTTGCCTTTGGGGACATGCTCCTTGAAGCCCTTCGCCAGTTCCTTCTCAGCGGCCGCAAGGAATTTATCAATGCCAGGGGGATTCCCGGTACTGCCGCCGTTTACACCGCCCTTAGCGTCCGGTGCTTCGGGCTTCGGTTTGGGTGGAAGCTGAGGATTCCCGGAGGGAGCCTGAAGCGCCGCGCTTTCCTTATAGGTGTTGTTGCGCCGGGTGGTATATTTGCCCATGACCTCATCTTTTAATGCTGCATGATGAATATTCTTGAGCGTCAGCGGAAGACCCGCCTTACGCACCGCCTCCACCACCCGGTTCGCTCCGCGCGGCGACTGATTCTTAAGATCCGCATAATAGACCAGCGCCTGGGGATCGGTAATGCCGAGCTTTCTCCCGCTATCCAGATAGACCTGAACATCCTTGCGGGCCTGCTCATCCTGTGCCTCCTTCCCTGCCTTGGCCGTCAATAAGGCGGCAAGCGCTTCTTTCTCCTTCAAGGTCAGCACCCGGGTATACCACCATTTATCCTGCTTGGCGTACTTGATGAGATCGTTCGCCAGACTGGCAGGCAGATGCTTCTTGAGCTT
The window above is part of the Paenibacillus sp. FSL H8-0048 genome. Proteins encoded here:
- a CDS encoding copper amine oxidase N-terminal domain-containing protein encodes the protein MKKITIWFTALLLLISLMPVSAHAAQSVRVVVDGSKISFPDAQPFLDKQNRVQVPVRFVSEALGAKVGWDPASKTVTVELNGKKLVLVIGNRQFTLDGAKKTMDTAALMKNGRTFVPLKFVSAGLGVGVNWDQTVSTAYISTDGKTPVISSAPVKGTPKTSNGFTYYTDTGSMLLVSPSEENPPKGEAVLAILVDFEIKGADYDMQMKEAEAIMRQKIEPATVDAMLAYVAPKKTVEYNLPFKTFEDAKYKINVSSTAFNSLTFTIYRK